In one Pseudomonas sp. Bout1 genomic region, the following are encoded:
- the pcaG gene encoding protocatechuate 3,4-dioxygenase subunit alpha: MSLNATTSHTVGPYYHIGLTWLNREDLTVAATLGERVAITGRVVDGNGDVVNDAMLEVWQANAAGKYDHPEDEQDKPVDPNFEGFGRVPVDAEGRFRFTTIKPGSVPGLKGTTQAPHLVVLVFARGLVKHLLTRIYFDGEAANGDDALLACVPQERRRTLIAKADAAGVYQWNVILQGTDEETVFFDY; encoded by the coding sequence ATGAGCCTCAACGCGACGACTTCCCACACCGTAGGGCCGTATTACCACATCGGCCTCACCTGGCTGAACCGCGAAGACCTGACCGTCGCCGCCACCCTCGGCGAGCGCGTGGCGATCACCGGCCGGGTGGTGGATGGCAACGGTGATGTGGTCAACGACGCCATGCTGGAAGTCTGGCAGGCCAATGCGGCCGGCAAGTACGACCATCCTGAAGATGAGCAGGACAAACCGGTGGACCCGAACTTTGAAGGTTTTGGCCGGGTGCCGGTGGATGCCGAAGGGCGTTTTCGCTTTACCACGATCAAGCCGGGCAGTGTGCCGGGGTTGAAGGGCACCACCCAGGCGCCGCACCTGGTGGTGCTGGTGTTTGCCCGAGGGCTGGTGAAGCACCTGCTGACGCGGATTTATTTTGACGGTGAGGCGGCGAATGGGGATGACGCGCTGCTGGCGTGTGTACCGCAGGAGCGGCGGCGCACGTTGATCGCCAAGGCGGATGCAGCGGGTGTGTATCAGTGGAATGTGATTTTGCAGGGCACAGACGAGGAGACGGTGTTCTTCGATTATTGA
- a CDS encoding CoA-transferase subunit beta — protein MMAYSTNEMMTVAAARRLKNGSVCFVGIGLPSKAANLARLTSSPDVVLIYESGPIGAKPSVLPLSIGDGELAETADTVVPTGEIFRYWLQGGRIDVGFLGAAQVDRFGNINTTVVGDYHHPKVRLPGAGGAPEIAGSAKSVLIILKQSARSFVDKLDFITSVGHGEGGDSRKRLGLPGAGPVGIITDLCIMEPEEGSHEFVVTALHPGVTREQVVAATGWAVRFADQLTTSAEPTDIELTALRDLEARTAAAHGQAPGEA, from the coding sequence ATAATGGCTTACTCCACCAACGAAATGATGACCGTCGCCGCCGCCCGCCGCCTGAAGAACGGTTCGGTGTGCTTCGTCGGCATCGGCTTGCCTTCCAAGGCCGCCAACCTGGCGCGCCTGACGTCGTCGCCCGACGTGGTGCTGATCTACGAGTCTGGCCCGATTGGCGCCAAGCCCTCGGTGCTGCCGCTGTCCATCGGTGACGGCGAGCTGGCGGAAACCGCCGACACTGTGGTGCCGACCGGTGAGATTTTTCGCTACTGGCTGCAGGGCGGGCGTATTGACGTCGGTTTTCTCGGTGCGGCCCAGGTCGACCGTTTCGGCAATATCAACACCACCGTGGTGGGTGATTATCACCATCCCAAAGTGCGCCTGCCGGGTGCCGGTGGCGCGCCGGAAATCGCCGGCTCCGCGAAGAGCGTGCTGATTATCCTCAAGCAGTCGGCGCGCTCGTTTGTCGACAAGCTGGACTTCATTACCTCGGTTGGCCACGGCGAAGGCGGCGACTCGCGTAAACGCCTGGGCCTGCCAGGCGCTGGTCCCGTAGGAATCATTACCGACCTGTGCATCATGGAACCGGAGGAGGGCAGCCACGAGTTTGTCGTCACCGCCCTGCACCCCGGCGTGACCCGTGAGCAAGTGGTGGCGGCCACCGGTTGGGCGGTTCGTTTTGCCGACCAGCTGACCACCAGCGCCGAACCTACCGACATCGAACTGACCGCCCTGCGCGACCTTGAAGCGCGCACCGCTGCCGCCCACGGCCAAGCCCCCGGAGAAGCCTGA
- a CDS encoding polysaccharide deacetylase family protein, which yields MKHFATVSAVLALALTLSGCIGPPLALTPQTEQRLQTEAPIRFLLTFDDGPSASGFMNPSRSVMADLAKNPIQPGIKAVFFLQTEAPRSGGNPRGYKTMEREYAAGHILGFHTATPWHSNHRSQNPVELEHYLSLGSSTLQSITGQPPTLVRPPFWNYDKRTFAAYQQHGMHVLLTDLSANDGVIWVFNGSPRRRENLIRQLSVVRERIARGELPTVDGVIPVVVTFHDINRYTAWHLKEYLQILLDSAHINGVPLATQPFYTDRATLQRAAMARTVKSADEVVHLPGVWNWVWDADSH from the coding sequence ATGAAACACTTCGCCACCGTATCGGCCGTATTGGCCCTGGCCCTGACGCTCAGCGGCTGCATCGGCCCGCCCTTGGCGCTCACACCGCAAACCGAACAACGCCTGCAAACCGAAGCGCCGATCCGTTTTTTACTGACCTTCGATGATGGCCCCAGCGCATCGGGTTTTATGAACCCCAGCCGTTCGGTAATGGCGGACCTGGCGAAAAACCCGATACAACCGGGGATCAAGGCAGTGTTCTTCCTGCAGACCGAGGCGCCCCGCTCTGGCGGCAACCCGCGTGGCTACAAGACCATGGAGCGCGAATACGCGGCCGGTCATATCCTGGGTTTCCATACCGCGACTCCGTGGCACAGTAATCATCGCTCGCAAAATCCGGTTGAACTGGAGCACTACCTCAGCCTGGGTTCGTCGACACTCCAATCCATCACTGGCCAACCGCCCACGCTGGTACGTCCACCGTTCTGGAACTACGACAAGCGCACCTTCGCCGCCTATCAACAGCATGGCATGCATGTGCTGCTCACCGACCTGAGTGCAAACGATGGGGTGATCTGGGTGTTCAATGGCAGCCCGCGACGACGAGAAAACCTGATCCGCCAACTGTCGGTGGTGCGCGAGCGCATTGCGCGGGGTGAATTACCGACGGTGGACGGCGTGATCCCGGTGGTGGTGACCTTCCACGATATCAACCGCTACACCGCCTGGCACTTGAAGGAATACCTGCAAATCCTGCTGGACAGCGCCCATATCAATGGCGTGCCCCTCGCCACACAGCCTTTCTACACCGACCGGGCAACCTTGCAGCGAGCCGCCATGGCCCGCACGGTAAAAAGCGCCGACGAAGTCGTGCATCTGCCCGGCGTGTGGAATTGGGTATGGGACGCTGACTCGCACTAG
- a CDS encoding MFS family transporter, translating into MTTKTSHYTGEERSKRIFAIVGASSGNLVEWFDFYVYAFCAIYFAPAFFPSENPTVQLLNTAGVFAAGFLMRPIGGWLFGRVADKHGRKNSMMISVLMMCAGSLVIAFLPTYKDIGAWAPALLLVARLFQGLSVGGEYGTTATYMSEVALKGQRGFFASFQYVTLIGGQLLAVLVVVILQQILTEDELRAWGWRIPFVIGAIAAVISLLLRRTLKETTSKEMREDKDAGSIAALFRDHKAAFITVLGYTAGGSLIFYTFTTYMQKYLVNTAGMHAKTASYIMTGALFFYMCMQPLFGMLADKIGRRNSMLWFGALGTLCTVPILLTLKTVSSPFLAFVLITLALAIVSFYTSISGLVKAEMFPPQVRALGVGLAYAVANAIFGGSAEYVALGLKSMGMENTFYWYVTAMMAVAFLFSLRLPKEAAYLHHDL; encoded by the coding sequence ATGACAACAAAAACCAGTCACTACACCGGAGAAGAACGCAGCAAAAGGATCTTTGCGATTGTCGGTGCCTCCTCCGGCAACCTTGTCGAATGGTTCGACTTCTACGTCTATGCCTTCTGCGCCATCTACTTCGCCCCGGCGTTTTTCCCGTCGGAAAACCCCACCGTGCAACTCTTGAATACCGCTGGCGTGTTCGCCGCCGGCTTCCTGATGCGCCCTATCGGCGGCTGGCTGTTCGGCCGGGTGGCGGATAAACACGGACGCAAGAATTCCATGATGATCTCGGTGCTGATGATGTGCGCCGGCTCCCTGGTCATCGCCTTTTTGCCCACCTATAAAGATATCGGCGCCTGGGCCCCGGCCTTGCTGCTGGTCGCCCGGCTGTTCCAGGGCCTGTCGGTAGGTGGCGAATACGGCACCACCGCCACCTACATGAGTGAAGTCGCGCTCAAGGGCCAGCGCGGCTTCTTCGCCTCGTTCCAGTACGTGACCCTGATCGGCGGGCAACTGCTGGCGGTGTTGGTGGTGGTGATCCTGCAACAGATCCTCACCGAAGACGAATTGCGCGCCTGGGGCTGGCGGATTCCGTTTGTGATCGGCGCCATTGCGGCAGTGATCTCGCTGTTGCTGCGCCGCACCCTGAAAGAAACCACCAGCAAGGAAATGCGTGAGGACAAGGACGCCGGCAGCATTGCCGCGCTGTTCCGCGATCACAAGGCGGCGTTTATCACCGTACTCGGCTATACCGCCGGCGGCTCGCTGATTTTCTACACGTTCACCACCTACATGCAGAAGTACCTGGTGAACACCGCCGGGATGCACGCCAAGACCGCCAGCTACATCATGACCGGCGCGCTGTTCTTCTACATGTGCATGCAGCCGCTGTTCGGCATGCTGGCGGACAAGATTGGCCGCCGTAACTCGATGCTGTGGTTCGGCGCCCTGGGCACGCTGTGCACGGTGCCGATCCTGCTCACCCTGAAAACCGTCAGTAGCCCGTTCCTGGCCTTTGTGTTGATCACCCTGGCGCTGGCCATCGTGAGCTTCTACACCTCCATCAGCGGCCTGGTGAAGGCCGAAATGTTCCCGCCACAAGTGCGCGCACTGGGCGTGGGCCTGGCGTATGCGGTGGCGAACGCGATCTTCGGTGGTTCAGCGGAGTATGTGGCCTTGGGTCTCAAGTCCATGGGCATGGAAAACACCTTTTACTGGTACGTCACGGCGATGATGGCGGTGGCGTTTCTGTTCAGCTTGCGCCTGCCCAAAGAGGCGGCGTACTTGCACCACGATCTGTAA
- the pcaD gene encoding 3-oxoadipate enol-lactonase, which produces MGFVQLADGELNYQLDGPEDAPVLVLSNSLGTDLHMWDSQIEAFTQHFRVLRFDTRGHGKSLVTEGPYSIEQLGGDVLALLDALRVERAHFCGLSMGGLIGQWLGIHAGERLLRLVVCNTAAKIGTPDIWNPRIEMVLRDGAAAMVALRDASIARWFTADFAEAHPDQAKLITDMLAATNPEGYAANCAAVRDADLREQLSSIKVPTLVIAGSEDAVTPPSGGHFIQEHVKGAEYAEFYAAHLSNVQAGAVFSDRVLEFLLSR; this is translated from the coding sequence GTGGGATTTGTACAACTCGCCGATGGCGAACTGAACTACCAACTCGATGGCCCCGAAGACGCACCAGTGTTGGTGCTGTCCAACTCCCTGGGCACCGACCTGCACATGTGGGACAGCCAGATCGAGGCGTTCACGCAACACTTTCGGGTACTGCGTTTTGATACCCGTGGCCACGGCAAATCCCTGGTTACCGAAGGCCCCTACAGCATCGAGCAATTGGGCGGTGACGTGTTGGCGTTGCTGGATGCTTTGCGGGTCGAACGTGCGCATTTCTGCGGGCTGTCCATGGGCGGCCTGATCGGTCAGTGGCTGGGGATCCATGCGGGTGAGCGTTTGCTCCGGCTGGTGGTATGCAACACAGCAGCGAAAATCGGCACGCCCGATATCTGGAATCCACGGATCGAGATGGTCCTGCGCGATGGGGCGGCAGCGATGGTTGCCCTGCGTGACGCGTCGATCGCACGCTGGTTCACCGCCGACTTTGCCGAGGCACATCCTGACCAGGCCAAGCTAATCACCGACATGCTGGCAGCAACCAACCCCGAAGGTTATGCCGCAAATTGCGCGGCCGTGCGCGATGCGGATTTGCGTGAGCAACTGTCGTCCATCAAGGTGCCGACCCTGGTGATTGCCGGCAGCGAAGATGCAGTCACGCCGCCTTCCGGTGGGCACTTTATCCAGGAACACGTGAAGGGCGCCGAGTACGCCGAGTTCTACGCCGCGCACCTGTCCAACGTGCAAGCCGGTGCGGTGTTCAGCGACCGTGTGCTGGAATTTCTGCTATCGCGCTGA
- a CDS encoding CoA transferase subunit A, which translates to MAEILSLAEAVKQFVNDGDTVALEGFTHLIPTAAGHEIIRQGKKDLTLVRMTPDLIYDQLIGAGCARKLIFSWGGNPGVGSLHRLRDAVEKQWPQPLEIEEHSHADLANAYVAGASGLPFAVLRAYAGSDLPKVNPLIKTVTCPFTGEVLAAVPSVRPDITVIHAQKADRKGNVLLWGILGVQKEAALAAKRCIVTVEEIVDDLNAPMNACVLPTWALTAVCHVPGGAHPSYAHGYTERDNRFYQAWDPIARDRETFTAWINEYIHGTANFSEFQAKLATAQEAR; encoded by the coding sequence ATGGCTGAAATCCTTTCCCTGGCCGAGGCCGTCAAGCAGTTCGTGAATGACGGTGACACCGTTGCACTCGAAGGCTTTACTCACCTGATCCCTACGGCGGCAGGTCATGAAATCATTCGTCAGGGCAAGAAAGACCTGACGCTGGTACGCATGACGCCTGACCTGATCTACGACCAGTTGATCGGCGCCGGCTGTGCCCGCAAGTTGATTTTCTCCTGGGGCGGCAACCCGGGCGTGGGCTCCCTGCACCGGCTGCGGGATGCGGTTGAAAAGCAGTGGCCGCAACCGCTGGAGATCGAAGAACACAGCCACGCCGACCTGGCCAATGCCTACGTCGCCGGTGCATCCGGCCTGCCATTCGCGGTGTTGCGCGCCTACGCCGGCTCCGACCTGCCCAAGGTCAACCCGCTGATCAAGACCGTGACCTGCCCATTCACCGGCGAAGTGCTGGCGGCCGTGCCGTCGGTGCGTCCGGACATCACCGTGATCCACGCACAAAAGGCTGACCGCAAGGGCAACGTGCTGCTGTGGGGCATCCTCGGCGTGCAGAAGGAGGCAGCCCTGGCAGCCAAACGTTGCATCGTCACCGTCGAAGAAATCGTCGACGACCTCAACGCACCGATGAACGCCTGTGTGCTGCCAACCTGGGCCCTGACCGCCGTGTGCCATGTACCCGGCGGCGCGCATCCGTCCTACGCCCACGGTTACACCGAGCGTGATAACCGTTTCTACCAAGCGTGGGACCCGATCGCCCGGGACCGTGAGACGTTTACCGCGTGGATCAACGAATACATCCACGGCACCGCCAATTTCAGTGAATTCCAGGCCAAGCTGGCCACTGCGCAGGAGGCCCGATAA
- the pcaF gene encoding 3-oxoadipyl-CoA thiolase, with product MMRDVFICDAIRTPIGRFGGGLSTVRADDLAALPIKALMERNPSVDWNAVDEVFLGCANQAGEDNRNVARMAALLAGLPESIPGVTLNRLCASGMDAIGTAFRAIASGEMELAIAGGVESMSRAPFVMGKADAAFSRNMKLEDTTIGWRFINPLMKAQYGVDPMPQTADNVADDYQVSRADQDAFALRSQQRTAAAQAAGFFAEEIVPVRVAHKKGETVVEHDEHPRADTTLEALTKLKPVNGPDKTVTAGNASGVNDGAAALILASAEAVKKHGLTARARVLGMASAGVAPRVMGIGPVPAVRKLVERLGLAVTDFDVIELNEAFASQGLAVLRELGIADDAPQVNPNGGAIALGHPLGMSGARLVLTALHQLEKTGGSKGLATMCVGVGQGLALAIERV from the coding sequence CTGATGCGCGACGTATTTATCTGTGACGCCATTCGTACCCCCATCGGCCGTTTTGGCGGTGGCTTGTCCACCGTGCGCGCCGATGACCTGGCGGCACTGCCGATCAAGGCCTTGATGGAGCGCAACCCGTCAGTGGACTGGAACGCGGTCGACGAGGTGTTCCTGGGTTGCGCCAACCAGGCCGGCGAAGACAACCGCAACGTGGCGCGCATGGCGGCATTGCTGGCCGGCCTGCCGGAGAGCATTCCCGGCGTCACCCTGAACCGCCTGTGCGCCTCGGGCATGGACGCGATCGGCACGGCTTTTCGCGCGATCGCCAGCGGCGAAATGGAGCTGGCGATTGCCGGTGGCGTCGAGTCGATGTCCCGCGCACCGTTCGTGATGGGCAAGGCGGATGCGGCGTTCTCGCGCAACATGAAGCTGGAAGACACCACCATCGGCTGGCGCTTCATCAACCCGTTGATGAAGGCTCAGTACGGCGTCGACCCAATGCCGCAAACCGCCGACAACGTGGCCGATGACTATCAAGTCTCCCGCGCCGACCAGGACGCGTTCGCCCTGCGCAGCCAGCAACGTACTGCCGCTGCACAGGCCGCCGGCTTCTTCGCCGAAGAAATCGTGCCGGTGCGTGTCGCCCATAAAAAGGGCGAAACCGTAGTCGAGCATGACGAGCATCCACGGGCCGATACCACCCTGGAAGCCCTGACCAAACTCAAGCCGGTCAACGGCCCCGACAAGACCGTCACCGCGGGCAACGCCTCTGGCGTCAACGACGGTGCCGCCGCACTGATCCTGGCCTCTGCCGAAGCCGTCAAAAAACACGGCCTGACCGCCCGCGCTCGGGTGTTGGGCATGGCCAGCGCCGGTGTGGCGCCGCGTGTGATGGGCATCGGCCCGGTGCCGGCGGTGCGCAAACTGGTGGAGCGCCTGGGCCTGGCGGTGACTGATTTCGATGTGATCGAACTCAACGAAGCCTTCGCCAGCCAGGGTTTGGCCGTGCTGCGCGAATTGGGGATTGCCGACGACGCACCGCAGGTCAACCCGAACGGCGGCGCAATTGCCCTCGGCCACCCACTGGGCATGAGCGGCGCGCGCCTGGTACTGACCGCGCTGCACCAACTGGAAAAAACCGGCGGCAGCAAAGGCCTGGCGACCATGTGCGTTGGCGTTGGCCAAGGTTTGGCCCTGGCGATCGAACGCGTTTGA
- the pcaC gene encoding 4-carboxymuconolactone decarboxylase codes for MDEKQRYADGLQVRREVLGDAHVDRSLNALTEFNSEFQEMITRHAWGDIWTRPGLPRHTRSLITIAMLIGMNRSEELKLHLRAAASNGVTRAEIKEVLMQSAIYCGIPAANATFHLAESVWDELGVESRA; via the coding sequence GTGGACGAGAAACAACGTTATGCCGACGGCCTGCAAGTGCGCCGCGAAGTGCTGGGCGATGCCCACGTCGACCGCAGCCTCAACGCCCTGACCGAGTTCAACAGCGAGTTCCAGGAAATGATCACCCGCCACGCCTGGGGTGATATCTGGACCCGCCCGGGGCTGCCGCGGCATACCCGCAGCCTGATCACCATCGCCATGCTCATCGGCATGAACCGCAGCGAAGAGCTGAAGCTGCACCTGCGCGCCGCCGCGAGCAACGGTGTGACCCGCGCCGAGATCAAGGAAGTGCTGATGCAGAGCGCGATCTATTGCGGCATTCCGGCGGCGAATGCGACGTTTCACTTGGCCGAGTCGGTGTGGGATGAGTTGGGGGTAGAGTCGCGCGCCTAG
- a CDS encoding MFS transporter, protein MNQPSPVVGTCLDVQSFINAQPLSRYQWRVVILCFLIVFLDGLDTAAMGFIAPALSQDWGIDRASLGPVMSAALIGMVFGALGSGPLADRFGRKVVLVGAVLVFGAFSLASAYSSNVDQLLILRFLTGLGLGAGMPNATTLLSEYTPERHKSLLVTSMFCGFNLGMAGGGFISAKLIPTFGWHSLLMIGGILPLILAVVLLVWLPESARYLVVRNRGTDKVRKTLAPIEPSIVNQASSFSVPEQKTVKARNVFAVIFSGTYSAGTLLLWLTYFMGLVIVYLLTSWLPTLMRDSGASMEQAAFIGALFQFGGVLSAVGVGWAMDRFNPHKVIGTFYLLAGVFAYAVGQSLGNITLLATLVLVAGMCVNGAQSAMPSLAARFYPTQGRATGVSWMLGIGRFGAILGAWMGATLLGLGWNFEQVLTALVIPAALATTAVVIKGMVSHADAT, encoded by the coding sequence ATGAATCAGCCTTCACCTGTTGTCGGTACGTGCCTGGACGTTCAGTCCTTCATCAACGCCCAGCCACTGTCGCGGTACCAGTGGCGCGTGGTGATCCTGTGTTTTCTCATCGTTTTTCTCGACGGCCTCGACACTGCCGCCATGGGCTTTATCGCCCCGGCGCTGTCTCAGGACTGGGGCATCGACCGCGCCAGCCTCGGCCCGGTGATGAGTGCCGCGTTGATCGGCATGGTCTTTGGCGCCCTGGGTTCCGGGCCGCTGGCTGATCGCTTCGGGCGCAAGGTGGTGCTGGTGGGGGCCGTGTTGGTGTTTGGTGCCTTCAGCCTGGCGTCGGCCTACAGCAGCAACGTCGATCAATTGCTGATTTTGCGTTTTCTCACCGGCCTGGGCCTGGGCGCCGGCATGCCGAACGCCACGACGCTGCTCTCTGAATACACCCCCGAGCGCCATAAGTCGCTGCTGGTGACCAGCATGTTCTGTGGCTTCAACCTGGGGATGGCCGGTGGCGGGTTTATCTCGGCCAAATTAATCCCGACCTTTGGCTGGCACAGCTTGCTGATGATCGGCGGGATTTTGCCGTTGATCCTCGCGGTGGTGTTGCTGGTGTGGCTGCCGGAGTCGGCGCGTTACCTGGTGGTGCGCAATCGCGGTACCGACAAGGTGCGCAAGACCCTCGCGCCCATCGAACCAAGCATCGTCAACCAGGCCTCAAGTTTCAGCGTGCCCGAGCAAAAAACTGTCAAGGCGCGCAACGTGTTTGCGGTGATCTTCTCCGGCACCTACAGCGCCGGCACCTTGCTGCTGTGGCTGACTTACTTCATGGGCCTGGTGATTGTTTACCTGCTGACCAGTTGGCTGCCAACCCTGATGCGTGACAGCGGTGCCAGCATGGAACAGGCCGCGTTTATCGGTGCGTTGTTCCAGTTTGGCGGCGTACTGAGCGCAGTCGGCGTGGGCTGGGCGATGGACCGGTTCAATCCCCACAAGGTCATCGGCACCTTTTACCTGCTGGCCGGGGTGTTTGCCTACGCGGTGGGGCAGAGCCTGGGCAATATCACGCTCCTGGCGACGCTGGTGCTGGTCGCCGGGATGTGCGTCAACGGTGCGCAGTCGGCGATGCCGTCTTTGGCGGCGCGTTTCTACCCAACGCAAGGCCGCGCCACCGGCGTGTCGTGGATGCTCGGCATCGGCCGTTTTGGCGCGATCCTCGGTGCCTGGATGGGCGCGACCTTGCTGGGCCTGGGCTGGAACTTCGAACAGGTGCTGACGGCCCTGGTGATTCCGGCGGCATTGGCCACTACGGCGGTGGTGATCAAGGGCATGGTCAGCCATGCCGACGCTACTTGA
- the pcaH gene encoding protocatechuate 3,4-dioxygenase subunit beta, whose translation MSDKPGYRRPQAGTQPDYLHPAYQSTNLRSPSKPLVFLPHSLSEITGPTIGAERINEKDSDLTAQHEGEPQGERIIIHGRVLDENGSPVPGILVEIWQANAAGRYNHTRDQHDAPLDPNFTGTGRTVTDAEGWYQFQTIKPGAYPWGNHHNAWRPAHIHFSLFGPSVLTRLVTQMYFPGDPLLAYDPIYNCVPDTSAKERLIASFDLEKTIPQYALGYRWDIVLRGRDATPMEK comes from the coding sequence ATGAGTGACAAGCCCGGATACCGGCGCCCGCAAGCGGGTACTCAGCCTGATTACCTGCACCCGGCCTACCAGTCGACGAACCTGCGTTCGCCGTCCAAGCCGTTGGTGTTCCTGCCCCATTCCCTGTCGGAAATCACCGGCCCGACCATCGGCGCCGAGCGCATCAACGAGAAGGACAGCGACCTGACCGCCCAGCATGAAGGCGAGCCCCAGGGCGAACGCATCATCATTCACGGGCGTGTGCTGGATGAAAACGGCTCGCCCGTTCCCGGCATCCTCGTGGAAATCTGGCAGGCCAACGCTGCCGGCCGCTACAACCACACGCGCGACCAGCACGACGCGCCACTGGACCCGAACTTCACCGGCACCGGGCGTACCGTCACCGACGCCGAGGGCTGGTACCAGTTCCAGACCATCAAGCCCGGCGCCTACCCGTGGGGCAACCACCACAATGCCTGGCGCCCGGCGCACATTCACTTCTCGCTGTTCGGCCCCAGTGTGCTGACGCGATTGGTGACTCAGATGTACTTCCCCGGTGACCCGCTGCTGGCCTATGACCCGATCTACAACTGCGTCCCGGACACGTCCGCCAAGGAACGCCTGATCGCCTCGTTCGATCTGGAAAAAACCATTCCGCAGTATGCCCTCGGCTACCGCTGGGACATCGTCCTGCGCGGCCGCGACGCCACGCCGATGGAGAAATGA
- a CDS encoding 3-carboxy-cis,cis-muconate cycloisomerase: MTMRTSNQLFDAYFTANSMAEVFCDQGRLQGMLDFEAALARAEAQVGLIPQAAVAPIAQACLASLYDVDALGEAIATAGNSAIPLVKALGKLIASEDAGAERYVHLGATSQDVMDTGLVLQLRSAVELIEHDLARLGGILAAQAQRYATTPLAGRTWLQHATPVTLGMKIAGWLGAVTRNRQRLGELKPRLLVLQFGGASGTLAALGEQAMPVAQALAAELQLGLPEQPWHTQRDRLVEFASLLGLIAGSLGKLGRDISLLMQTEAAEVFEPSAPGKGGSSTMPHKRNPVGAAVLISAATRVPGLVATMFSAMPQEHERSLGLWHAEWETLPEICRLVSGALHQALLVSEGLEVDRERMAQNLDLTQGLVLAEAVSIVLAQRLGRETAHHLLEQCCKRAVSEHRHLRVVLGDEPQVTAELSAAELDRLLDPAHYLGQAQTWVTRAVAEHFALTA; encoded by the coding sequence ATGACGATGCGCACGAGCAACCAACTGTTCGACGCCTATTTCACCGCCAACAGCATGGCCGAAGTGTTCTGCGACCAAGGGCGCTTGCAGGGCATGCTGGATTTCGAAGCCGCGCTGGCCCGGGCCGAGGCCCAGGTCGGGTTGATCCCGCAAGCGGCCGTCGCGCCGATTGCCCAGGCTTGCCTCGCTTCCCTCTACGATGTCGATGCCCTCGGCGAGGCGATTGCCACGGCGGGCAACTCGGCGATTCCGTTGGTCAAGGCCCTCGGCAAGTTGATCGCCAGCGAAGATGCCGGCGCGGAACGTTATGTGCATTTGGGTGCTACCAGCCAGGATGTGATGGACACTGGCCTGGTGCTGCAACTGCGCAGCGCGGTCGAGCTGATCGAGCATGATTTGGCGCGCCTGGGCGGTATCCTTGCCGCACAGGCGCAGCGATATGCAACTACTCCATTGGCTGGCCGCACCTGGCTGCAGCATGCAACGCCGGTCACGCTGGGCATGAAGATCGCCGGCTGGCTCGGCGCAGTCACTCGCAATCGCCAGCGCCTGGGCGAACTCAAGCCGCGGTTGCTGGTGCTGCAATTTGGTGGTGCGTCCGGCACCCTGGCGGCCCTGGGCGAACAGGCGATGCCGGTGGCGCAAGCGCTGGCCGCCGAGTTGCAACTGGGCCTGCCGGAGCAACCCTGGCACACCCAGCGCGACCGCCTGGTGGAGTTTGCCTCGCTACTCGGCCTGATCGCCGGCAGCCTTGGCAAACTGGGCCGCGACATCAGCCTGCTGATGCAGACTGAAGCGGCGGAAGTCTTCGAGCCGTCGGCCCCCGGCAAAGGCGGCTCCTCGACCATGCCCCACAAGCGCAACCCGGTGGGCGCCGCCGTGCTGATCAGTGCCGCAACCCGCGTGCCGGGCCTGGTGGCCACGATGTTCAGCGCCATGCCCCAGGAGCACGAACGCAGCCTGGGCCTGTGGCACGCCGAATGGGAAACCTTGCCAGAGATTTGCCGGCTGGTGTCCGGTGCGTTGCACCAGGCGCTACTGGTGAGTGAAGGGCTGGAAGTCGACCGCGAGCGCATGGCGCAGAATCTCGACTTGACCCAGGGCCTGGTACTGGCCGAGGCGGTCAGCATCGTCCTCGCCCAACGCCTGGGCCGCGAAACCGCGCACCATCTGCTGGAACAATGCTGCAAGCGTGCCGTCTCCGAGCACCGTCACCTGCGGGTGGTGCTGGGCGATGAACCGCAAGTAACCGCCGAGCTTTCGGCCGCCGAACTGGACCGCCTGCTGGACCCGGCGCACTACCTCGGCCAGGCGCAAACCTGGGTTACCCGAGCCGTGGCCGAACATTTTGCTTTGACTGCCTGA